Below is a window of Impatiens glandulifera chromosome 2, dImpGla2.1, whole genome shotgun sequence DNA.
ataaaagataatttttttcacaataaaGGTGAATTGCTGCTAAAATTTTGGCTCAATCAcatttaaatcaaatcaaattcatgttcaatatcaattaataaaaactcatatttcaatattttggttatctaaaaaaaatattgttaatgaaTTTACACCTAAGGAATTAACAACTTCCTTACTTTGTGAATCAACCTTCTACAAATTGGACATACCCTTGTCTCCCCTTCCATGATCCTGCACCATTCCAACccaaaaaatcatcaattattttTCCCAAATACCCATGTCACatgaataatgaaaaaaattctatttttttgaaaaaaagacaAACAAACTAAGTACTCGAACAACTTACCTCAATGCACAATTATGACATGTTGCACAATGCCCACAAGGCACGAAGAAGCAATTGCGCATCATATCGTAACAAATCACACAAATCTTCCCATCATACAAGTCCTCCCCAGAACTAGACGATCCTTCgtcatcatcttcatcctctACTCTTGTCCCGTAGGGTACCCTATAAGTCTTATCTGGAATCAAAGGATCCACCTCCGTTGATACACTTGCCGAAGTTGTATGCACATTATAATTTTCCTCATCCGTCTCTAAATTGCAAGCTCCAAAATATCTTAGTATTAACAAAGCAACAATCACGACaaatcctaaaataaaaaacagttataagtacaaatatatatttaagaataaagaTTAACCAATTTAATTAATAGTAATACCTAGAATGGCTATGTAGGTTACAAGCCGAGCAATGAAAGAGAGCTCAACATACCAACCGTCGTCGTCGTCACCGCCCTTAAAAAACCAGGTTTgatgatatttattatataaagacTTTTAATAGTGATATTAGTGGGAATAGAAATTTTTACTCTCAAATTATAATAAGTATCATTACTAATATGAACAACTACTTACATCATATGGGGATGGGGATACAAGGACAAAGAATTTGTTGGTGGGGAAAGCAAAACCGAGATGAAATCGACATGATCCGCTAGACGATGAATCACAAGTTCTATCTGCTTTCGTGATATCGTACATTTTGGATGCGACGTTTATGGATATTGTTGTGCTAATAGTGTTGATTGTGTTCAAGTTTGCGATAGTAACATAATAGATATCGTCTTCTTCTATACAATACTCGGATTTCATACCTAAAATTTTGTGATTCAGATCAAATACACAAtctttattcattaataatcCAATTGAAATGAGAACATTAGTTGTAATTTGTACATCTCTTACTTACCATGTCTTGTTGACTCATAAAGATGAGTTGCATTAAAGACAGGACTTGTTGGCTTCATAATTGCCCTGTTTTTTTCCCCTGTATTCACCACATTTTTCATTTATTGTTATTGGGAAACCATAAATACTGTTTAAGatatacaaatttttattttattatttattaaagtacAAATTTAACCTTCCATCCTTTTTGATAGAGAAAGGTAAATTAGAGATATTGATAACCAAGAGGTCAGCTGACTAattgagaaaattaaaaaacagaGTATTAACATTGAGCTGCCCTTGATTCTTTAATGagggaaaataaattaaatttgaaactGAACAAAATCATCCATGGAAGTttcttacaaaaaataaaaacacactaCATAAAAATCAccacaaataaatatttttttaagtaattcaataattatttaaaaaaccctTATCCAAAAATGCTCTAAATCTATAAAGACAACTAAATTAAAAAGGTATCATATCTAaccaattaaatatttcaacatctatttttacttaaaaaaattttaattaaccacattattaaataaacaggtcatgaaaagaaatattttaactattaattttacttattcTAGTTCCTCAATTATATCTACTTGacaaatcatttataaataatttcacatCTCTGGATGTAATTCTTGacttaatttatacaaatattttattacctttaattaaggaaattcTCATCTGATCAAAGCTGGTAATACTAGTTCTCCCTTCCAATCTGATATGAACCCTTGATCCTTTGTTCAACCACAAGAAAAACCCCTAAAATAATCTCGAAATCTCCATTAATAATTCCACATTAGTTAAACTCAAACAATTTCATACCTTTTCACCATTAACAGGAAGATTTAAGGATTTCGATAAGTTCCAATTCTTCTGCAAACTCAGCCGAGGTTTATCAGAGAATCTGTAAACAAGAACTCCTTTCTTATCTCTGTCTCTAACTTCCATTTCTCTCAAAAACAGAGAGTTTGTTTTGATCAAACGAGACGACCCGGGTCCCATTAAGACTCGACAGTCTTCAAAGTAGCCATACTTTAGAATTCCACAAACTGCAGAAATGGTGATGGATTTAtgagaaaaaattgaaatttcttGAAGATGGAAAAGAATCGAACATGCCTGAAATCAAGAGAAGTAAGGGAACAAGTAATCGAGCTAATGAATCCTGCCATCGAATTGGTTGAACACTGGTTATGAATGGTGCCGTTTCCAACATTGGACGATACATgttttgtgtgtgtgtgtttgtgtgtgtgagagagaaattgagagagagaaattgaAGACTGGTTGATTTGGGTGGAATTGAAATCAGCATGTATATGATGAAGTCAAgtgttaataatgaataaaaaaaacatattagggtttgtttggtttgggttatgaaataatttttaaatatatcaactTTTCACCTATTAACATGTTTAATGTTggtatttctttttttaagtaatttaaaaataaaatcttatttgataaaagtataagattatttttatatttatgcaAAGTTAAAACAATTCTCACCGTCATAAGTCTTATTTTAATGTGATTAGAAATTCAATATTTGACGATTGGTCTCTTAGACACTTTCACTAGATATATTCTAAGTGagttgtttgataaaaatataaattaatttgaataaattattaaaatattatatatatttaaactttaaattaataaaaataaaataaaagtggaTAGTGAAAGTAATTGGTTTAAATCTGtaagtaaattatttaaaaaataatttatcaattaaatgatttaataaataatttttttaaaaaaaaaataaaaaacttaaaatctcaaaattaaACTAAGCTAATATCCacttatcaattaaattataaattaaagcaTTATTTTTTCACCTAATGACTTAATTtttgtattatcaatttaaacaaaattagttaaaaatacaATCCAAACAAGGCTTCTGAGTCAGTTAGTTGAGATTAGCAGGTGGGAGTGGAGAAGAATGGTAGTCAGGTGAATACTTGGTTTCCTTTTGGAATGTTAGGTGTCACGTGTTTCTCCAATTAGCTTTATGCACCCAAATGCTAATAATGtgtttttcaattattattatttttttaacacatattttaaagttttttttaatgagattccaacattatttttttaattacaaattatttgtttataatataatatttgattattctTCTCTATTTCTTGTATAAAGTCTTTTTAAAGTccctttcaaaaacaaatatattgattttataaaaatataattgtttgacTAAAATTTCAACCAAACTAACT
It encodes the following:
- the LOC124927667 gene encoding E3 ubiquitin-protein ligase APD3-like, giving the protein MKPTSPVFNATHLYESTRHGMKSEYCIEEDDIYYVTIANLNTINTISTTISINVASKMYDITKADRTCDSSSSGSCRFHLGFAFPTNKFFVLVSPSPYDGGDDDDGWYVELSFIARLVTYIAILGFVVIVALLILRYFGACNLETDEENYNVHTTSASVSTEVDPLIPDKTYRVPYGTRVEDEDDDEGSSSSGEDLYDGKICVICYDMMRNCFFVPCGHCATCHNCALRIMEGETRVCPICRRLIHKVRKLLIP
- the LOC124924406 gene encoding E3 ubiquitin-protein ligase APD3-like, with amino-acid sequence MLISIPPKSTSLQFLSLNFSLTHTNTHTQNMYRPMLETAPFITSVQPIRWQDSLARLLVPLLLLISVCGILKYGYFEDCRVLMGPGSSRLIKTNSLFLREMEVRDRDKKGVLVYRFSDKPRLSLQKNWNLSKSLNLPVNGEKGFFLWLNKGSRVHIRLEGRTSITSFDQMRISLIKGNKIFV